Proteins co-encoded in one Acetobacteroides hydrogenigenes genomic window:
- a CDS encoding diacylglycerol kinase family protein: protein MKNTSPTFSFRKRALSFKYAFQGIVGLIRAEHNAWIHTFAAVVAVTLGFLLNISVQEWIVVIILIALVLAGEAFNSAIEALADHASDTIHPLIGKAKDFAAGGVLFLATAALIVGCIIFIPKILLLFS, encoded by the coding sequence ATGAAGAATACGAGTCCTACGTTCTCGTTTCGCAAAAGAGCGCTTAGCTTTAAGTACGCTTTTCAGGGGATTGTGGGGTTAATTCGTGCGGAGCATAACGCATGGATACACACTTTTGCAGCAGTTGTTGCTGTTACTCTTGGTTTTCTACTCAATATCAGCGTGCAAGAATGGATTGTCGTCATCATTCTTATTGCGTTAGTACTAGCAGGCGAGGCGTTTAACTCAGCCATTGAAGCGCTTGCCGATCATGCATCCGATACAATTCATCCTTTGATAGGTAAGGCAAAAGACTTTGCTGCAGGTGGAGTGCTTTTTCTTGCTACTGCAGCACTTATTGTCGGATGTATAATATTTATTCCAAAGATTTTATTGCTATTTTCATAA
- the lpxD gene encoding UDP-3-O-(3-hydroxymyristoyl)glucosamine N-acyltransferase produces MEFKAQIIAAFLNGEIEGDADATVTTVAKIEEATPGTLAFLANPKYNHYLYTTKATIVLVNKDLQLEQPVSCTLIRVADAYAAFASLLELYQNTKQQKVGISTQACIEQSAKLGEDAYVGPFAYIGENVTIGKNAKIYPHVYIGDNTVIGDNATIYSGVKIYHECVLGNNVTIHASSVIGADGFGFAPSAANQYKKIPQIGNVVIEDYVEIGANACIDRATMGSTIIRKGVKLDNLIQVAHNVEVGENTVMAAQSGIAGSTKVGANCMFGGQVGIAGHITIANGVKLAAQTGIGNSLKVEDQILMGAPGIDIRNFQKSTIVFKNLPDLAKQVSELKKEIAALKANK; encoded by the coding sequence ATGGAGTTTAAAGCTCAAATAATTGCAGCATTTCTGAATGGCGAAATTGAGGGCGACGCAGATGCCACGGTGACTACCGTTGCAAAGATAGAGGAAGCAACGCCAGGTACTTTAGCCTTTTTGGCTAACCCAAAATACAACCATTACCTGTATACTACCAAAGCAACAATAGTTCTTGTCAACAAAGATCTTCAGCTAGAGCAGCCTGTTTCGTGTACCCTAATCCGTGTTGCCGATGCTTACGCAGCATTTGCATCGCTGTTGGAGTTATACCAAAACACCAAGCAGCAAAAGGTAGGCATTAGCACCCAGGCCTGCATCGAACAAAGTGCTAAGCTTGGCGAAGATGCATATGTTGGCCCATTTGCCTACATCGGCGAAAACGTTACCATCGGAAAGAATGCCAAGATTTACCCTCACGTGTACATTGGCGACAATACCGTTATAGGTGACAACGCTACCATTTACTCTGGAGTAAAAATTTACCACGAGTGCGTGCTTGGTAACAACGTAACCATTCATGCCAGTTCGGTTATCGGAGCAGATGGCTTTGGCTTTGCTCCATCAGCCGCAAACCAGTACAAGAAGATTCCACAAATAGGAAACGTAGTAATTGAAGACTACGTAGAAATTGGGGCCAACGCCTGCATCGACCGTGCAACAATGGGATCGACCATTATCCGCAAGGGCGTAAAACTCGACAACCTTATTCAGGTTGCACATAACGTGGAGGTCGGCGAAAACACCGTTATGGCTGCACAATCGGGCATAGCCGGATCAACTAAAGTTGGAGCCAACTGCATGTTTGGCGGACAGGTGGGCATTGCGGGGCATATTACCATTGCCAATGGCGTGAAGTTGGCCGCACAAACTGGAATAGGCAACTCGCTAAAAGTTGAAGATCAAATACTGATGGGAGCACCAGGTATTGATATTCGCAACTTCCAGAAGAGTACGATAGTCTTTAAGAACCTCCCCGATTTAGCCAAGCAGGTTAGCGAATTAAAAAAGGAAATAGCGGCTTTAAAAGCCAATAAATAG
- a CDS encoding HD domain-containing protein yields the protein MSKSIKKIINDPVHGFIDIPNNLTAELVEHRYFQRLRDVKQLGLTYLVYPGAVHTRFQHTLGAMHLMKQAIDSLRSKGHNITIEEEEGTMCAILLHDIGHGPFSHALEFNIAEGVSHEDLSLLMMHQLNHELGGKLSLAIQIFKDEYPKHFLHQLISSQLDVDRLDYLRRDSFFTGVVEGAIGLDRIIKMLEVVNDELVVEGKGIYSIEKFLIARRLMYWQVYLHKTVIAAEQLLIQAFKRAKECITQDIPLYITPTLRFFLDPKNADKVNLDNADELISYFVQLDDSDISVCLKEWERSDDFILKNLCRMLNSRTLLKIELSKLPFSPDIVTQKQQDLISRINLIDAKTSEYFVLTHEVSNKAYSPNSQTIKILDKNGNLEGIEIASDVLNSSAFGGETIKYFLCYPKTNYEFKF from the coding sequence ATGAGCAAAAGCATCAAGAAAATCATAAACGACCCTGTACATGGGTTTATAGACATACCCAACAACCTTACTGCCGAACTCGTAGAGCATCGCTACTTTCAGCGCCTCCGCGATGTAAAGCAGCTTGGGCTAACGTACCTGGTGTATCCCGGCGCTGTTCATACCCGCTTCCAGCATACGCTAGGGGCAATGCACCTGATGAAACAGGCCATAGACTCGCTGCGCAGCAAGGGCCACAACATTACCATCGAAGAGGAAGAAGGCACCATGTGCGCCATCCTGCTACACGACATCGGACATGGACCATTCTCTCATGCGCTGGAGTTCAACATTGCCGAAGGGGTAAGCCACGAGGATCTATCGCTGCTAATGATGCATCAGCTAAACCACGAGCTAGGGGGCAAACTATCACTAGCCATCCAAATTTTTAAGGATGAATACCCTAAACACTTCCTGCACCAGCTCATCTCGAGCCAGCTGGATGTGGACAGGCTCGACTACCTACGCCGCGACAGCTTCTTTACCGGTGTGGTGGAAGGTGCCATTGGTCTCGACCGCATAATTAAGATGCTAGAGGTGGTAAACGACGAGCTGGTGGTAGAGGGAAAAGGAATCTACTCCATCGAAAAGTTCCTTATTGCCCGTCGCCTGATGTACTGGCAGGTGTACCTTCATAAAACGGTAATTGCCGCCGAGCAGCTGCTCATTCAAGCCTTTAAACGGGCTAAAGAGTGTATTACCCAAGATATACCACTGTACATTACCCCTACCCTCCGTTTCTTTCTAGACCCAAAAAATGCCGACAAGGTAAACCTCGACAATGCCGATGAGCTTATCTCCTACTTCGTTCAACTCGACGACTCCGACATTTCGGTTTGCCTCAAGGAGTGGGAGCGTTCGGACGACTTTATACTAAAGAACCTTTGCCGAATGCTAAACAGCCGAACCCTTCTCAAAATAGAGCTCAGCAAATTACCCTTTTCTCCCGATATTGTCACCCAAAAACAGCAGGATCTAATCAGCCGAATAAACCTAATTGACGCCAAAACATCGGAGTACTTTGTGCTTACCCACGAAGTTAGCAACAAGGCCTACAGCCCTAACAGCCAAACCATAAAAATTCTCGACAAAAACGGCAACTTAGAAGGCATAGAGATTGCCTCTGATGTCCTAAACAGCTCCGCATTTGGAGGTGAGACTATTAAATATTTCCTGTGCTATCCGAAAACAAATTATGAGTTTAAATTTTAA
- a CDS encoding phosphoglycerate kinase yields MQTLDSYNFGGKKAIIRVDFNVPLDMETFEVTDDTRIRGALPTINKILADGGSVILMSHLGRPKGVEEKSSLKHIIPTLEKNLGKSVKFADDCVGASAVEMAASLKPGEVLLLENLRFYAEEEGKPRLPKDASEEEKAAAKKVVKESQKEFVKKLASLADVYVNDAFGTAHRAHGSTALIADLFSPENKMFGYLINSELKAMDTVLKSSAEPFTAIMGGAKVSDKLLIIENLLERVQNLIIGGGMAYTFIKAQGGQIGTSICEDDKLDLALDLLAKAKAKGVTVYLPVDGVAADKFAPDADTVNCKIDEVPADRMSLDIGPESAKIFTDVITNSKTVLWNGPMGVFEFDKFAVGTTTVAKAVAAATANGAFTLIGGGDSVAAINKNKLADKVSYVSTGGGAMLEYMEGKVLPGIAAIRGE; encoded by the coding sequence ATGCAAACATTAGACAGCTACAATTTCGGAGGCAAAAAGGCCATCATCCGTGTTGACTTTAATGTGCCTTTGGATATGGAAACCTTCGAGGTAACCGACGATACCCGTATCCGCGGTGCGCTTCCTACCATCAACAAGATTCTTGCCGATGGCGGTTCTGTTATCCTAATGTCTCACCTTGGTCGTCCAAAGGGTGTTGAGGAGAAGTCTTCGCTTAAGCACATCATCCCAACCTTGGAGAAGAACCTTGGCAAGAGCGTTAAGTTTGCCGACGACTGTGTTGGCGCTTCAGCCGTTGAAATGGCTGCTAGCCTAAAGCCAGGCGAAGTGCTACTTCTTGAGAACCTTCGCTTCTACGCAGAGGAAGAGGGTAAGCCACGTTTGCCTAAGGATGCAAGCGAAGAGGAAAAAGCTGCTGCCAAGAAGGTGGTAAAGGAAAGCCAAAAGGAGTTTGTTAAGAAGCTGGCTTCTCTTGCTGATGTTTACGTTAACGATGCTTTCGGTACAGCACACCGTGCTCACGGTTCTACCGCGCTTATTGCTGATCTTTTCTCTCCCGAGAACAAGATGTTCGGATACCTTATCAACAGCGAGCTTAAGGCTATGGATACCGTTCTTAAGTCGTCTGCAGAGCCATTCACCGCGATCATGGGTGGAGCAAAGGTTTCCGATAAGCTGCTTATCATCGAGAACCTATTGGAGCGAGTTCAAAACCTTATCATCGGTGGTGGTATGGCCTACACCTTTATTAAGGCTCAAGGTGGGCAAATCGGTACTTCTATCTGCGAAGACGATAAGCTAGACCTAGCGCTTGATCTTCTTGCTAAGGCAAAGGCTAAGGGCGTTACCGTTTATCTTCCTGTTGATGGTGTTGCTGCCGACAAGTTTGCTCCAGATGCTGATACTGTTAACTGCAAGATCGACGAGGTTCCTGCTGACAGAATGTCTCTTGATATCGGTCCAGAATCTGCAAAAATCTTCACCGACGTGATCACCAACTCTAAGACCGTACTTTGGAATGGTCCTATGGGCGTATTCGAGTTCGATAAGTTTGCCGTAGGAACTACCACTGTTGCTAAGGCTGTAGCTGCTGCAACTGCTAACGGTGCCTTCACCCTAATTGGCGGTGGCGACTCGGTTGCTGCTATCAACAAGAACAAACTTGCCGATAAGGTAAGCTACGTATCAACCGGTGGTGGTGCTATGTTGGAGTACATGGAAGGTAAGGTACTTCCTGGTATTGCAGCTATCCGTGGCGAGTAA
- a CDS encoding DNA-3-methyladenine glycosylase, with the protein MRLGCEFYQKDVLDVAPLLLGKILVRRFDDGSEIRLPIVEVEAYKGEEDLACHARFGKTTRNGIMYEQGGVVYMFLIYGMYWMLNIVTGAGDFPEAILVRGAGLYNGPGKLTRALHLDKSFYGENLVTSERLWIEDSPMLASYHTTPRIGIGYAAAKWRDIPWRFVLDEIK; encoded by the coding sequence ATGAGACTTGGATGTGAGTTTTACCAAAAGGATGTGCTTGATGTAGCACCTCTTCTTCTTGGAAAAATACTTGTTAGGCGCTTTGATGATGGTTCCGAAATAAGGCTTCCCATTGTTGAGGTTGAAGCCTATAAAGGTGAAGAAGACTTGGCGTGTCATGCGCGTTTTGGCAAGACTACCCGGAATGGAATTATGTATGAACAAGGAGGGGTTGTGTACATGTTTCTCATTTATGGGATGTACTGGATGCTTAATATCGTTACAGGTGCTGGTGATTTTCCCGAAGCAATTCTAGTTAGAGGAGCAGGTCTTTATAATGGTCCAGGTAAGCTAACTCGGGCACTACATCTCGATAAATCGTTTTATGGAGAAAATTTGGTAACCTCAGAGCGGCTTTGGATTGAAGATTCGCCAATGTTAGCCAGCTACCACACAACTCCTCGAATAGGTATCGGTTATGCTGCCGCAAAATGGAGAGATATACCTTGGAGGTTTGTTTTAGACGAAATAAAGTAA
- a CDS encoding Hpt domain-containing protein — MLYDLTELKIYSNGDKEFEADMFQTFLNQTSEFLSKTEYYLLQNNMVEIGRIAHKFKSSVSIFGMAAIRQNLDFIEDACRKNADKDHIEKIYNALKVQIMQVVPQIKAEKKLCLK, encoded by the coding sequence ATGCTTTACGACTTAACCGAACTCAAAATCTACTCGAATGGGGATAAAGAATTTGAAGCAGACATGTTTCAAACCTTCTTAAACCAAACCTCAGAATTCTTAAGCAAAACAGAGTACTACCTATTGCAAAACAACATGGTAGAGATTGGAAGAATAGCCCATAAGTTTAAGTCCTCAGTAAGCATTTTTGGAATGGCAGCAATCCGACAAAACTTAGACTTTATAGAGGATGCTTGCAGAAAAAATGCGGATAAAGATCATATCGAAAAGATCTACAACGCACTAAAAGTGCAAATAATGCAGGTTGTCCCCCAAATAAAAGCAGAGAAGAAGCTTTGCCTTAAGTAA
- a CDS encoding bifunctional UDP-3-O-[3-hydroxymyristoyl] N-acetylglucosamine deacetylase/3-hydroxyacyl-ACP dehydratase: MSEMQKTIKEAVTLTGQGLHSGLQVTLTILPAVANHGIKFQRIDLEGEPIIEAFADYVTDTSRGTTLEKNGVKVSTIEHVMAAIVGCDIDNALVQLNAPETPIMDGSAKFFLEAIEAVGTQEQNAERVYFEIKEKTVWKDEKHNIEIVAYPDDHFSLNVMIDYNSKVLGNQYANMETIEVFKEEIAPCRTFVFFHELEFLFKNNLIKGGDLENAIVILDKEVPQEELDRIATLFSKPSVHRRPDGILNNLDLRFPNECARHKLLDMVGDLALVGNRIKGKFIAKRPGHHANTEFAKVLRKIMKRQFMKVPVPHYNPCVEPIFDINGIRKMLPHRPPFLLVDKIIQLDKEVVVGIKNVTMNEPFFVGHFPEEPVMPGVLIVEAMAQVGGILVLGQVPDPENYSTYFLKVDKVKFKKKVIPGDTIIMKMELMEPIRRGIAVMWAQAFVGDTIVAEGELSAQVVKSK; the protein is encoded by the coding sequence ATGTCTGAAATGCAAAAAACAATAAAGGAAGCCGTTACGCTTACCGGACAAGGCCTTCACTCAGGGCTTCAGGTAACCTTAACTATTCTTCCTGCTGTTGCTAACCATGGTATAAAGTTCCAACGCATAGACCTAGAAGGCGAGCCAATTATTGAAGCTTTTGCCGACTATGTTACTGACACCTCGCGTGGCACTACGCTCGAAAAGAATGGAGTCAAGGTTTCCACCATCGAGCACGTAATGGCTGCTATTGTAGGTTGCGATATCGACAATGCGCTTGTGCAGCTCAATGCGCCTGAAACCCCAATCATGGATGGTAGCGCCAAATTCTTCCTCGAAGCCATCGAGGCCGTTGGCACTCAAGAGCAAAATGCAGAACGCGTTTACTTCGAGATAAAAGAGAAAACCGTTTGGAAGGACGAGAAGCATAACATCGAGATTGTAGCCTACCCCGACGATCACTTCAGCCTCAACGTGATGATCGACTACAACTCGAAGGTGCTGGGCAACCAGTACGCCAACATGGAAACCATAGAGGTATTTAAGGAGGAGATTGCCCCTTGCCGTACCTTCGTATTCTTCCACGAGTTGGAGTTCCTATTTAAGAACAACCTCATAAAAGGAGGTGACCTTGAAAATGCAATCGTAATTCTAGATAAGGAGGTTCCTCAGGAAGAACTTGACAGAATAGCAACCCTATTCAGCAAGCCAAGCGTTCACCGCCGTCCCGACGGAATCTTAAACAACCTAGACCTACGATTCCCCAACGAATGCGCTCGCCACAAGCTACTAGACATGGTTGGCGATCTTGCTTTAGTTGGAAACCGTATAAAGGGTAAGTTTATTGCCAAGCGCCCAGGACACCATGCCAACACCGAGTTTGCCAAGGTGCTCCGTAAGATCATGAAGCGCCAGTTCATGAAAGTTCCAGTTCCTCACTACAACCCCTGCGTGGAGCCCATATTTGACATCAACGGCATCCGAAAGATGCTACCACACCGTCCTCCATTCCTTTTGGTGGATAAGATCATACAGCTCGACAAAGAGGTTGTTGTGGGTATTAAGAATGTAACCATGAACGAGCCCTTCTTTGTGGGACACTTCCCCGAAGAACCGGTAATGCCAGGCGTTCTTATCGTTGAAGCAATGGCTCAAGTAGGGGGAATTTTGGTGCTAGGCCAAGTTCCAGATCCAGAGAACTACTCTACCTACTTTCTAAAAGTTGATAAGGTGAAGTTCAAGAAGAAGGTTATTCCAGGCGATACCATCATCATGAAGATGGAGCTTATGGAACCAATCCGAAGAGGTATTGCCGTGATGTGGGCCCAAGCATTTGTAGGAGACACCATTGTTGCCGAGGGCGAATTATCCGCTCAAGTTGTAAAATCAAAATAA
- a CDS encoding transposase has product MNQIRGVTGIPVWQRDYYEHIIRNDVELEHVRQYIATNPKKWNCKCDHADASKDGFQTRPSESLD; this is encoded by the coding sequence GTGAACCAAATACGTGGCGTTACGGGCATTCCGGTTTGGCAACGCGATTACTACGAACATATCATCCGCAACGATGTCGAATTGGAACATGTTCGGCAATACATTGCCACCAACCCTAAAAAATGGAATTGCAAATGCGACCATGCAGATGCAAGTAAGGATGGGTTCCAAACCCGTCCTAGTGAATCGCTCGACTAG
- a CDS encoding transposase, with the protein MSYDPNKHHRRSIRLRGYDYSQKGIYFVTVCTQNREHLFGKIKKDEMQMNDAGQMVEFTWFDLPNHNTPIVLDEFVVMPDHVHGIILITDIGAGSVRAGSEPPQRNATHYPKSYANSKHFPPNV; encoded by the coding sequence ATGAGCTACGATCCTAATAAGCACCATCGCCGCTCCATTCGCCTGCGCGGATACGACTACTCGCAAAAGGGAATCTATTTCGTTACCGTTTGTACGCAAAACCGCGAGCACCTATTCGGTAAAATTAAAAAGGACGAAATGCAAATGAACGATGCGGGACAAATGGTGGAATTCACATGGTTCGATTTGCCCAACCACAATACCCCTATCGTATTGGACGAATTCGTTGTTATGCCCGACCATGTGCATGGGATTATTTTGATAACCGATATTGGAGCGGGTTCGGTACGGGCGGGTTCCGAACCGCCCCAACGGAACGCCACCCATTATCCGAAATCGTACGCCAATTCAAAACATTTTCCGCCAAACGTGTGA
- a CDS encoding FISUMP domain-containing protein, whose product MKKVIFWSCTLLYTTLVLITSCKKEDAPPTIPQVSTNQATEVSYNSVKCSGLITSDGNAQITDCGLCISDKAEPKIDNSTVIKIEKTQTNILATTINSLKPSTTYYIRAFATNKIGTGYGEQITFKTLDLKSPVIKSVLASNITKSSASINVELQDDGGSPIKESGICWGTDPNLTNDDNKTISSFSQNKITETLANLKCNTTYYVKAYAKNDIGITYSNVTSFKTSPGEPNFSKIELIDKTETTLTVKVTLSNDGGANISETGIWWGSKPIPSTPISDSYTSYHIATNFDGTSFTVKLEYLAPNATLHIKGYAKNSVGTGYSSELIATTDPYFREGAGVTDIDGNQYSSIIIGDQEWMKENLKTTSYNDGTKIFLAEDNSCWMNYGERYCWLYNDKDKYKDSYGAFYSWEVVQTNKLCPTGWHVPTEEEYSKLLKHIGNDLYNNLREKGTEHWLSSNNNITDKYGFKALPGGQRYLDGGKFHKTGEGGYFWTSTPLINDYINENNNAKCLNIEYGSVSLDSYSRLAGLNVRCIKN is encoded by the coding sequence ATGAAAAAAGTAATTTTTTGGTCTTGCACTTTGCTTTACACAACACTAGTTTTAATTACAAGTTGTAAAAAAGAAGACGCACCTCCAACAATTCCACAGGTTTCTACCAATCAAGCAACTGAAGTATCCTACAATTCTGTTAAATGCAGTGGCCTGATTACATCTGATGGAAATGCACAAATCACAGATTGCGGTTTATGCATAAGCGACAAAGCAGAACCTAAAATTGACAACTCTACTGTAATTAAAATTGAAAAAACACAGACAAATATTTTAGCAACAACAATTAACAGCCTTAAACCGTCAACTACCTACTACATCAGAGCCTTTGCTACCAATAAAATTGGAACAGGATATGGTGAACAAATCACTTTTAAAACACTCGATTTAAAATCACCTGTAATAAAAAGTGTCTTAGCTTCGAATATTACAAAAAGTTCCGCCTCTATTAATGTTGAATTACAAGACGATGGTGGTAGTCCAATAAAAGAAAGTGGGATTTGCTGGGGTACAGATCCAAACCTTACTAATGATGATAACAAAACAATTTCAAGTTTTAGCCAAAATAAAATTACAGAAACCTTAGCCAACCTGAAATGTAACACAACATACTATGTTAAAGCATATGCGAAAAATGATATAGGCATAACTTATAGCAATGTAACAAGTTTCAAGACATCGCCAGGAGAACCTAATTTTAGCAAAATTGAATTGATTGATAAAACAGAAACAACTTTAACTGTAAAGGTAACCCTAAGTAATGACGGTGGTGCTAATATATCTGAAACAGGCATATGGTGGGGATCAAAACCGATCCCATCCACCCCTATTTCGGATAGCTATACTTCATATCACATTGCTACCAATTTTGATGGTACCTCTTTTACTGTTAAGCTTGAATATCTTGCCCCAAATGCTACTTTGCACATCAAAGGATATGCAAAAAATTCAGTTGGAACGGGCTATAGTTCTGAATTGATTGCTACTACTGACCCCTATTTTAGAGAAGGTGCCGGAGTTACAGATATTGATGGTAATCAATATAGTTCTATTATTATTGGAGATCAAGAATGGATGAAGGAGAACCTAAAAACAACATCTTATAATGACGGAACCAAAATCTTCTTAGCAGAAGACAATAGTTGTTGGATGAATTATGGAGAACGCTATTGTTGGCTTTATAATGATAAAGATAAATATAAAGATAGTTATGGAGCTTTCTACAGTTGGGAAGTTGTACAAACAAATAAACTATGCCCAACGGGATGGCATGTCCCAACAGAGGAAGAATATTCAAAACTTTTAAAACATATTGGAAATGATCTTTATAACAATTTGAGAGAAAAAGGTACAGAACATTGGCTATCAAGCAACAATAACATTACAGATAAATATGGATTTAAGGCCCTACCAGGAGGACAGAGATATTTAGATGGTGGTAAATTTCATAAAACAGGTGAAGGAGGTTACTTCTGGACATCTACACCTCTTATCAATGATTATATTAATGAAAACAACAATGCTAAATGTTTGAATATTGAATATGGATCTGTCAGTCTTGATTCATATTCAAGACTTGCAGGATTAAACGTCAGATGTATTAAAAACTAA
- a CDS encoding protein-tyrosine phosphatase family protein — protein sequence MDQNSEQPKIVRFARFLFVWICVGIPLGLLTLTVGPMRWLANYAHKTSMPTEKEAFYGKLIILGFVVVSFLVAFLICRVILRCGKKKSQKGGMGVLLLLLVGSLGVFVFRPDLLIAKQPDRQIIVENGTSLQKAEFVLGSYPDYDQIKILKSEGYTAIITLLHPLVAPAEPKMLSDERENAQVAGIDLIEMPMLPWVSGNEKTIMKIRALAKTAKGKYYVHCYLGKDRINAFRSIIADENASYKAARDLEARDLSTKNYFENGPVFKLGNRVYITPYPSDEEFLTYLFNGDVKTIVCILNPAVASEKSLVEKEKKYAKLYGVRFVNLPIRSNSLTDIRILKDSVSKLEKPLVIHGINSNTPTVNAIKEHLKEGS from the coding sequence ATGGACCAAAATTCAGAACAACCCAAAATTGTGCGATTTGCTCGTTTCCTTTTTGTATGGATCTGTGTGGGTATTCCGCTAGGACTCTTAACCCTTACGGTTGGACCTATGCGCTGGTTAGCCAACTATGCGCATAAAACGTCGATGCCTACCGAGAAGGAGGCTTTTTATGGAAAGCTTATTATTTTGGGATTTGTAGTAGTCTCGTTTTTGGTAGCATTTCTTATTTGCCGAGTAATTCTACGGTGTGGAAAAAAGAAGAGTCAGAAAGGGGGAATGGGTGTACTGCTACTTCTTTTAGTTGGGTCGTTAGGTGTATTTGTTTTTCGACCCGATTTGCTTATAGCAAAGCAGCCCGATAGGCAAATTATTGTTGAAAATGGGACGTCGCTGCAAAAGGCAGAGTTTGTGCTGGGCTCTTATCCTGATTACGATCAGATTAAAATATTGAAGAGCGAAGGATACACCGCTATTATTACTCTTCTTCATCCATTGGTAGCACCTGCCGAACCTAAAATGCTTAGCGATGAGCGTGAGAATGCTCAAGTAGCAGGTATTGATCTTATTGAAATGCCAATGCTCCCATGGGTTTCAGGAAATGAGAAAACTATAATGAAGATTAGAGCACTAGCAAAAACCGCAAAGGGGAAATATTACGTTCACTGCTATCTGGGGAAAGATCGTATAAATGCATTTCGATCTATAATAGCCGATGAGAATGCCAGCTATAAGGCTGCTAGAGATCTTGAAGCGAGAGATCTGAGCACAAAGAATTATTTTGAAAATGGGCCTGTATTTAAGTTAGGAAATAGAGTGTACATTACCCCATATCCTTCAGACGAGGAGTTTCTTACCTATCTTTTTAATGGAGATGTTAAAACAATAGTTTGCATTTTAAATCCTGCAGTAGCATCGGAAAAGAGCTTAGTTGAGAAGGAAAAAAAGTATGCGAAGCTTTATGGGGTTCGCTTTGTAAACTTGCCTATTCGTAGCAATAGTCTTACCGATATTCGTATCCTGAAGGATTCGGTTTCGAAGTTAGAAAAGCCTCTTGTGATACACGGTATTAATTCAAATACCCCTACTGTAAATGCTATTAAGGAGCATCTTAAAGAAGGCTCCTAG
- the lpxA gene encoding acyl-ACP--UDP-N-acetylglucosamine O-acyltransferase, with translation MSQPMAYIHPEAKIGANVTIDAFAWIGKDVVIGDGTWIGPNATIMDGARIGKNCKIFPGAVISAIPQDLKFRGEITTAEVGDNTTIRECVTINRGTAAKEKTVVGSNCLLMAYVHVAHDAIVGNNVILGNGVQLAGEVEIDDFAILSAHTLVHQFVRIGGHVMISGGSLVRKDVPPFVKAGHDPLAYVGINSIGLRRRQFNPEEIHQIQDIFRLLYQSGYIVSKAVEAIEKEIPQSEFRDYIVNFVKNSKRGIIKGYTGKAKSEDLDF, from the coding sequence ATGAGTCAACCAATGGCTTACATTCATCCCGAAGCGAAAATCGGAGCCAACGTAACCATCGACGCCTTTGCTTGGATTGGTAAGGATGTTGTAATTGGAGATGGAACTTGGATTGGCCCTAACGCTACCATTATGGATGGTGCACGCATCGGAAAAAATTGTAAAATATTTCCTGGTGCCGTAATATCGGCCATTCCTCAAGATCTAAAGTTCAGAGGCGAAATCACAACTGCCGAAGTTGGCGATAATACTACCATCCGCGAATGCGTTACCATCAACAGGGGAACCGCTGCCAAGGAGAAAACAGTAGTTGGCAGCAACTGTCTGCTAATGGCCTATGTACACGTGGCACACGACGCCATTGTCGGGAACAACGTTATTTTGGGCAATGGAGTTCAACTTGCTGGCGAGGTAGAAATTGATGATTTTGCCATTCTTAGCGCCCATACGCTGGTACACCAGTTTGTCCGTATTGGCGGTCACGTAATGATTTCTGGAGGATCGCTCGTCCGCAAGGATGTTCCGCCATTTGTAAAGGCTGGGCACGACCCACTAGCCTACGTAGGCATCAACTCTATTGGCCTACGTCGTCGCCAGTTTAACCCCGAAGAAATCCATCAGATTCAGGATATTTTCCGCCTGCTATACCAAAGTGGCTATATTGTATCGAAGGCCGTAGAAGCTATCGAGAAGGAAATTCCTCAAAGCGAATTCCGTGATTACATTGTCAACTTTGTAAAAAACTCAAAGCGCGGAATCATTAAAGGTTACACCGGCAAAGCAAAAAGCGAAGATCTAGACTTTTAA